A single window of Pseudarthrobacter psychrotolerans DNA harbors:
- a CDS encoding sugar porter family MFS transporter, whose protein sequence is MPTAKEQTTAKIPQRVIWLALAGAVGGFLFGFDSSVVNGAVDAIKDEFALSEAVTGFAVAIALLGCAAGAFLAGKVADRYGRIPAMKLGALLFLVSAIGTGFAFGVWDLIFWRLVGGVGIGLASVIAPAYISEISPRQVRGRLASLQQLAITTGIFAALLSDALFATTAGGADQAFWLGLEAWRWMFLAAAVPAVVYGWIAYTLPESPRFLVFQGKEDEARKVFDSIAPSGDTDRHIREIQDAIEEDKLSGQKGSLRGKTFGLQAVVWVGIILSVLQQFVGINVIFYYSTTLWKAVGFEEKDSLTISVATSITNILVTLVAIALVDRIGRRPILLAGSIGMAVSLGTMALAFSSAVGSGSEISLPGAWGPVALVAANVFVVSFGASWGPLVWVLLGEIFPSRIRARALGLAAAAQWVANFAITLSFPVMATASLPLTYAVYALFAAASFFFVMFKVPETNGMSLEQAETLFVPKGSKKA, encoded by the coding sequence ATGCCCACCGCCAAGGAGCAGACAACCGCCAAGATCCCGCAGCGGGTGATCTGGCTGGCACTCGCAGGCGCGGTGGGCGGCTTCCTGTTCGGCTTCGACTCCTCCGTGGTGAACGGTGCAGTGGACGCCATCAAGGACGAGTTCGCGCTCTCCGAGGCTGTCACCGGCTTCGCCGTGGCCATCGCCCTGCTGGGCTGCGCCGCCGGTGCGTTCCTGGCCGGAAAAGTTGCCGACCGCTACGGCCGCATCCCCGCCATGAAGCTCGGCGCGCTGCTGTTCCTGGTCAGCGCCATCGGAACCGGCTTCGCCTTCGGCGTCTGGGACCTGATCTTCTGGCGCCTGGTTGGCGGTGTGGGCATCGGCCTCGCGTCCGTGATTGCGCCGGCCTACATTTCCGAGATTTCCCCGCGGCAGGTCCGTGGCCGGCTGGCGTCGCTGCAGCAGCTGGCCATCACCACCGGTATCTTCGCCGCACTCCTGTCCGACGCCCTCTTCGCCACCACCGCCGGCGGCGCGGACCAGGCCTTCTGGCTGGGCCTGGAGGCCTGGCGCTGGATGTTCCTCGCCGCAGCGGTTCCTGCCGTGGTCTACGGCTGGATTGCCTACACGCTCCCGGAATCCCCGCGGTTCCTGGTGTTCCAGGGCAAGGAAGACGAAGCCCGCAAGGTCTTCGACTCCATTGCCCCGTCCGGGGACACCGACCGGCACATCCGCGAGATCCAGGACGCCATCGAAGAAGACAAGCTGTCCGGCCAGAAGGGCTCGCTCCGCGGCAAGACTTTCGGCTTGCAGGCAGTGGTCTGGGTGGGCATCATCCTCTCCGTCCTGCAGCAGTTCGTCGGCATCAACGTGATCTTCTACTACTCCACCACGCTGTGGAAGGCCGTCGGTTTCGAGGAGAAGGACTCGCTCACCATCTCGGTGGCAACCTCCATCACCAACATCCTGGTGACGCTCGTGGCCATTGCCTTGGTGGACCGGATCGGCCGCCGCCCCATCCTCCTGGCCGGTTCCATCGGCATGGCGGTTTCACTGGGCACCATGGCGCTGGCGTTCTCCTCCGCCGTTGGCTCCGGCTCCGAGATCTCGCTGCCAGGCGCCTGGGGTCCGGTGGCCCTAGTGGCGGCCAACGTGTTTGTGGTCAGCTTCGGCGCATCCTGGGGCCCGCTGGTCTGGGTCCTCCTTGGCGAGATCTTCCCGTCCCGGATCCGCGCCCGCGCCCTGGGCCTGGCCGCGGCCGCGCAGTGGGTGGCCAACTTCGCCATCACGCTGAGCTTCCCGGTGATGGCCACCGCGTCCCTCCCGCTCACCTACGCCGTGTACGCGCTGTTCGCGGCAGCGTCGTTCTTCTTTGTGATGTTCAAGGTGCCGGAGACCAACGGCATGTCCCTGGAGCAGGCCGAGACGCTGTTTGTGCCGAAGGGTTCCAAGAAGGCCTAA
- a CDS encoding Lrp/AsnC family transcriptional regulator, with protein MQQLDATDKRILNALDEDPRVPIMVLAQRLGLARATVQSRLERMTASGALRPNSSRVLPAALGRGVAAAVSAELDQSHLNEAIAALRKIPEVLECHAPAGDTDLLIRVVATSPDDLYRVSEEIRLCPGIVRTSTSMFLREVIPYRTTGLLQD; from the coding sequence TTGCAGCAATTGGACGCCACGGACAAACGCATCCTCAATGCCCTGGACGAGGACCCCCGCGTCCCCATCATGGTGCTGGCCCAACGGCTGGGCCTGGCGCGCGCGACTGTCCAGTCGCGCCTGGAGCGGATGACGGCGTCGGGCGCTCTCCGTCCCAACAGCAGCCGGGTGCTCCCCGCCGCCCTGGGCCGGGGTGTGGCGGCGGCCGTCAGCGCCGAACTGGACCAGAGCCACCTCAACGAGGCCATTGCGGCGCTCCGCAAGATCCCCGAGGTCCTGGAATGCCACGCCCCTGCCGGCGACACCGACCTGCTGATCCGCGTGGTGGCCACCAGCCCGGACGACCTCTACCGCGTGTCCGAGGAGATCCGGCTCTGCCCGGGAATCGTCCGAACCTCCACCAGCATGTTCCTGCGCGAGGTCATCCCCTACCGCACTACCGGGCTGCTGCAGGACTGA
- a CDS encoding Lrp/AsnC family transcriptional regulator: protein MIDHIDRNILRHLKEDGRMTATALAAKVGLTVAPCHRRLRDLEASGVIRGYKADIDPAAVGLGFEAIVFVTLRQVDRSTMEIFENRVADNPNIVEAQRLFGSPDYLLKVIAEDLPGYQRFYDAELTSLPGVERLTSTLVMKNLKSNAGPPV, encoded by the coding sequence GTGATTGACCACATTGACAGAAACATTTTGCGCCACCTCAAAGAAGATGGCCGGATGACCGCCACGGCACTGGCCGCGAAGGTCGGACTCACGGTGGCGCCGTGCCACCGGCGGCTCCGGGACCTGGAGGCGTCGGGAGTGATCCGCGGCTACAAGGCGGACATCGATCCGGCCGCCGTCGGGCTGGGTTTCGAAGCCATTGTGTTTGTGACTTTGCGCCAGGTGGACCGCTCCACCATGGAGATCTTCGAGAACCGGGTGGCGGACAATCCCAACATCGTGGAGGCGCAGCGGCTCTTCGGCTCCCCGGACTACCTGCTGAAGGTCATCGCCGAGGACCTGCCTGGCTACCAGCGCTTCTACGACGCCGAACTCACGTCACTGCCCGGGGTTGAGCGGCTGACCTCCACTCTGGTGATGAAGAACCTGAAGTCGAATGCTGGTCCGCCGGTGTAG
- the rraA gene encoding ribonuclease E activity regulator RraA has translation MNAPAQRPADAVNTADLYDERGDELASVSLQFQSLGGRPHFSGPVRTIRCFQDNALVKSTLATPGNGAVLVVDGGGSLGTALMGDMIAESAVANGWAGVVINGAIRDREAIAALDLGVKALGSNPRKSAKAGAGEVDVYVVLDGVTFRPGVTVWCDPDGILVER, from the coding sequence ATGAACGCACCTGCCCAACGCCCCGCCGACGCAGTCAATACCGCCGATCTCTATGACGAGCGCGGCGACGAACTGGCGTCAGTATCACTGCAGTTCCAGTCCCTCGGCGGCCGTCCACACTTCAGCGGCCCGGTGCGGACCATCCGCTGCTTCCAGGACAATGCCCTGGTCAAGTCCACCCTGGCCACCCCCGGCAACGGCGCCGTGCTGGTGGTGGACGGCGGCGGTTCGCTGGGCACCGCCCTGATGGGGGACATGATCGCCGAGAGCGCCGTGGCGAACGGCTGGGCCGGCGTCGTAATTAACGGCGCCATCCGCGACCGCGAGGCGATCGCCGCGCTTGACCTCGGGGTTAAGGCGCTGGGCAGCAACCCGCGCAAGAGCGCCAAGGCCGGCGCCGGTGAGGTTGATGTGTATGTAGTGCTCGACGGCGTGACCTTCCGTCCCGGAGTCACCGTCTGGTGCGATCCGGACGGCATCCTCGTGGAGCGCTGA
- a CDS encoding LysE family translocator produces the protein MNPQLFFAFVVVAVALACTPGVDWAYSITAGLRQRSFVPAVAGLCGGYVLHTLLMVAGLAALLSGLPGVLGWLTVAGAGYLLWLGVSTLRSWRGASFSAADAVGKPANQLRTFLQGMGTSGINPKGLLFYVALVPQFVSPEASLPVPVQSGLLGLTFVLLAGTVYTCVALLARKLLQSRPGAARTVTLASGIIMVALGVVLLSEQLVPLVAGLAGTA, from the coding sequence ATGAATCCCCAGCTGTTTTTCGCCTTTGTAGTGGTGGCAGTCGCCCTGGCCTGCACCCCCGGCGTGGACTGGGCCTACTCCATCACCGCAGGGCTGCGGCAGCGCAGCTTCGTCCCTGCCGTGGCCGGACTTTGCGGCGGCTACGTCCTGCACACGCTGCTGATGGTGGCGGGCCTCGCGGCCCTGCTGTCCGGCCTGCCCGGCGTCCTGGGCTGGCTTACGGTGGCCGGCGCGGGCTACCTGCTGTGGCTGGGCGTCAGCACGCTCCGCTCCTGGCGCGGGGCGTCCTTCAGCGCGGCAGACGCCGTCGGGAAGCCCGCCAACCAACTCCGGACCTTCCTGCAGGGCATGGGCACCAGCGGCATCAACCCCAAGGGGCTGCTGTTCTATGTGGCGCTGGTGCCGCAGTTCGTCAGCCCGGAGGCATCTCTTCCGGTGCCCGTCCAGTCCGGCCTACTGGGCCTGACGTTTGTCCTGCTGGCCGGAACCGTCTACACCTGTGTGGCGCTGCTCGCCCGGAAACTTCTTCAGTCCCGGCCCGGCGCTGCGCGGACAGTCACCCTGGCCAGCGGCATCATCATGGTTGCCCTGGGCGTCGTGCTCCTCTCGGAGCAGCTGGTTCCGCTGGTTGCCGGGCTCGCCGGAACGGCCTGA
- a CDS encoding TetR/AcrR family transcriptional regulator, whose amino-acid sequence MPETFSAHPSMAARPSTPRQRLRYTRVLESAAGFARKGLESVDLAEISEKSGVPLGTVYRYFPTANHLMLSLYRQQLDELQGRARTSAASFGGRALTGVVMEIFHMRVMQPAVEQCLSRCVYLKDKDTTALLHEIDALSESAVATASDDAVAARVLLLTVTGLVQSVRNRRLSLFEAEEDLKKACTLLAPVASGPGPPTDRRNWSRPETQ is encoded by the coding sequence ATGCCCGAGACATTTTCAGCCCATCCGTCCATGGCCGCCCGGCCCTCCACCCCGCGCCAGCGGCTGCGTTACACGCGCGTCCTTGAATCCGCCGCGGGATTTGCCCGCAAAGGGCTGGAATCTGTGGACCTCGCGGAAATTTCGGAAAAGTCCGGGGTGCCGCTGGGCACCGTCTACCGCTATTTCCCCACCGCGAACCACCTGATGCTGTCCCTCTACCGCCAGCAGCTGGACGAGCTTCAGGGCAGGGCCCGCACGTCAGCGGCCAGCTTCGGCGGCCGGGCCCTCACCGGCGTGGTCATGGAGATCTTCCATATGCGGGTGATGCAGCCCGCCGTCGAGCAGTGCCTGAGCCGCTGCGTCTACCTCAAGGACAAGGACACCACGGCACTCCTGCATGAAATCGACGCCCTGAGCGAATCGGCGGTGGCCACCGCCTCCGACGACGCCGTAGCGGCCCGGGTGCTCCTGCTGACTGTCACTGGTCTGGTCCAGTCCGTCCGGAACCGCCGGCTTTCGCTCTTTGAGGCCGAAGAGGACCTCAAAAAGGCGTGTACTTTGCTTGCTCCGGTCGCGTCCGGGCCCGGGCCGCCCACCGATCGGCGTAACTGGTCTAGACCAGAGACCCAATAA
- a CDS encoding MFS transporter: MSLPDTPAAADPSRASDPGSSSQATAGSEHSTAALAEPTQKVTARWVTGLVLVNVGINAAFFGPINIFIGQQAIGIDEGSKEAILSLVTGCGAAVSLVANPLFGALSDRTVSGFGRRAPWVLAGAVLATAALLAMSGATAVALMVLFWCLVQLGANAAYAAITAAVPDRVPVLQRGGVGGLAAMGQTLGILLGAVFGAVVSGNYMVGYTMCAAALLFSVLPYLFHRNDPPLPRELRPPFSWGSFLRGFWISPARYPDFAWAWLTRFLVNVCNQLTIVYLLFFLRDVLKHEDPALGVLTLTGIYAVMVMITAVIAGPWSDRLGRRKPFVIGSSAMIAAAGLIMAFFPVWTGALIGAGILGVGFGAYLAVDFALLTQVLPQAADRGKDMGVINVANSLPQVFASGLAFLAVTHFGGYVTLFTTAAVIGLLGAVFVVKIKGVD; encoded by the coding sequence ATGAGCCTGCCCGACACACCCGCAGCAGCGGATCCCAGCCGTGCGTCGGATCCCGGCTCTTCGTCACAAGCCACTGCAGGATCGGAGCATTCGACGGCGGCGCTCGCCGAGCCGACGCAAAAGGTCACCGCGCGCTGGGTGACCGGGCTGGTGCTGGTCAACGTCGGCATTAACGCCGCCTTCTTTGGACCCATCAACATCTTCATCGGCCAGCAGGCCATCGGCATTGACGAAGGCAGCAAGGAAGCCATCCTCTCCCTGGTGACGGGTTGCGGCGCCGCCGTTTCGCTGGTGGCCAACCCGCTCTTTGGCGCCTTGTCCGACCGGACTGTCTCCGGTTTCGGCCGGCGTGCCCCGTGGGTCCTGGCCGGCGCCGTCCTGGCCACGGCTGCGTTGCTGGCGATGTCCGGAGCCACGGCCGTGGCCCTCATGGTCCTCTTCTGGTGCCTGGTCCAGCTCGGTGCCAATGCTGCCTACGCGGCCATCACCGCTGCCGTCCCGGACCGTGTTCCGGTCCTGCAGCGCGGCGGAGTCGGCGGGCTGGCGGCCATGGGCCAGACCCTGGGAATCCTGCTCGGCGCGGTATTCGGGGCGGTGGTCTCCGGGAACTACATGGTGGGGTACACCATGTGTGCTGCCGCCCTGCTGTTCTCGGTGCTGCCGTATCTGTTCCACCGGAATGACCCGCCGCTGCCCAGGGAGCTCCGCCCGCCGTTCTCGTGGGGCAGTTTCCTCCGCGGCTTCTGGATCAGCCCGGCCCGCTACCCGGACTTCGCCTGGGCCTGGCTCACCCGCTTCCTGGTCAACGTCTGCAACCAGCTGACCATTGTGTACCTGCTCTTTTTCCTCCGGGACGTCCTCAAACACGAGGACCCGGCGCTGGGGGTCCTGACCTTGACCGGCATATACGCGGTGATGGTGATGATTACCGCAGTGATAGCGGGGCCGTGGAGCGACCGGCTGGGCCGGCGGAAGCCCTTTGTGATCGGGTCCTCTGCCATGATTGCCGCCGCGGGCCTGATCATGGCCTTCTTCCCGGTATGGACCGGCGCCCTTATCGGAGCCGGCATCCTGGGCGTGGGGTTCGGCGCCTACCTTGCCGTTGACTTCGCGCTCCTGACGCAGGTACTCCCGCAGGCTGCCGACCGCGGCAAGGATATGGGTGTGATCAACGTGGCCAACTCGCTGCCCCAGGTGTTCGCGTCCGGCCTTGCATTCCTCGCCGTGACCCACTTCGGCGGGTACGTCACGTTGTTCACCACGGCCGCCGTCATCGGCCTGCTGGGAGCCGTGTTCGTCGTCAAAATCAAGGGAGTCGACTGA
- a CDS encoding MDR family MFS transporter, giving the protein MSKTTAVRAAGETLTQRQIVTVMVGLMLGMFLASLDQTIVSTSIYTIANDLDGLSLQAWATTAYLITSTVSTPLYGKLSDIFGRRPLYLIAIVIFLIGSLYAGSVHSMTELAIARGVQGLGAGGLLALALTIIGDIVSLKDRAKYQGYFMSVFGISSVLGPVVGGAFAGSANILGFDGWRWVFFINLPIGLAALAVVFMFLHLPAKHVKQKIDYFGAAAITLAIVPLLLVAEQGRSWGFMSLNSFLCYGLGAVGIIWFLLAEKRAGDYALIPLRLFRNVTFGLSSLLNFIIGIGMFGAIAMLPMYLQLVKGLTPTEAGLMMITFTLGILTGSITAGRTISASGTYRIFPIVGTGILTAAAVTMGLSLGVDTGLWVPGVIAVFFGMGLGFCMQPLTLAMQVSVPPKDMGVGTSSAAFFRSMGGAVGTAVFISMLFSLAASRIADTMKSAMSSADYQAVLRDPAVAADPANAKLYEFFQNGASDDSLNDTSWLHSANSVLTRPITEGFAYAIDTVMITAAVLTGIAFLISFALPNKKLTDPKVAPRGDAAPVAAH; this is encoded by the coding sequence ATGTCCAAAACAACCGCTGTGCGTGCCGCCGGCGAAACCCTGACACAGCGTCAGATCGTCACCGTGATGGTGGGGCTCATGCTGGGCATGTTCCTGGCATCCCTTGACCAGACCATCGTGTCCACTTCCATCTACACCATCGCCAACGACCTCGACGGGCTTTCCCTCCAGGCGTGGGCCACCACCGCGTACCTCATCACGTCCACCGTCAGCACGCCGCTGTACGGCAAGCTGAGCGACATTTTCGGCCGCCGCCCGCTGTACCTGATCGCCATCGTCATCTTCCTGATCGGCTCGCTCTACGCCGGCTCAGTGCACTCCATGACGGAACTGGCCATCGCCCGCGGCGTCCAAGGCCTGGGCGCCGGCGGCCTGCTGGCCCTTGCGCTGACCATCATCGGCGACATTGTGTCCCTCAAGGACAGGGCCAAGTACCAGGGCTACTTCATGTCGGTATTCGGCATCTCCTCCGTGCTCGGCCCGGTGGTGGGCGGCGCGTTCGCAGGGTCGGCCAACATCCTGGGCTTTGACGGCTGGCGGTGGGTGTTCTTCATCAACCTGCCCATCGGCCTGGCGGCCCTGGCCGTGGTGTTTATGTTCCTGCACCTGCCGGCCAAGCACGTGAAGCAGAAGATCGACTACTTCGGCGCGGCCGCCATTACGCTCGCCATCGTCCCGCTGCTCCTGGTGGCGGAACAGGGCCGCAGCTGGGGCTTTATGTCGCTGAACTCCTTCCTTTGCTACGGCCTTGGCGCGGTGGGCATCATCTGGTTCCTGCTCGCCGAAAAGCGCGCCGGGGACTACGCCCTGATTCCGCTCCGGCTCTTCAGGAACGTTACTTTTGGCCTGTCCTCGCTGCTGAACTTCATCATCGGCATCGGGATGTTTGGCGCCATCGCCATGCTGCCCATGTACCTGCAGCTGGTCAAGGGGCTCACACCCACCGAAGCCGGCCTGATGATGATCACGTTCACCCTGGGCATCCTGACCGGTTCCATCACCGCGGGCCGCACCATTTCGGCGTCGGGCACGTACCGGATTTTCCCCATCGTGGGTACGGGCATCCTCACTGCAGCCGCCGTGACGATGGGCCTGTCCCTGGGCGTGGACACCGGGCTGTGGGTTCCTGGTGTGATCGCCGTGTTCTTCGGCATGGGCCTGGGCTTCTGCATGCAGCCGCTCACTCTGGCCATGCAGGTCTCCGTGCCCCCGAAGGACATGGGCGTGGGCACCTCCTCCGCAGCGTTCTTCCGGTCCATGGGCGGCGCGGTGGGCACGGCCGTGTTCATCTCCATGCTGTTCAGCCTGGCCGCGAGCCGGATCGCCGACACGATGAAGTCAGCCATGTCCAGCGCCGACTACCAGGCCGTGCTTCGCGACCCGGCCGTGGCGGCGGACCCCGCCAACGCCAAGCTCTACGAGTTCTTCCAGAACGGGGCATCGGACGACTCGCTCAATGACACCAGCTGGCTGCACTCCGCGAACAGCGTGCTCACGCGCCCCATCACCGAGGGCTTCGCGTACGCGATCGACACCGTCATGATCACCGCGGCGGTCCTCACCGGGATCGCGTTCCTGATCAGCTTCGCGCTGCCGAACAAGAAGCTGACGGACCCTAAAGTGGCCCCGCGGGGAGACGCTGCGCCGGTGGCGGCCCACTAG
- a CDS encoding nuclear transport factor 2 family protein, whose product MSDAARSWMQKYIAAWTTNNPEDIRALFTEEAVYATRPHDKDPWRGREQIVESWLEARDDPGNWTFDWSVLGTDGGLAFVQGFTDYLGDSPSYDNLWVIRLEPDGLASEFTEWFMERKA is encoded by the coding sequence ATGAGCGACGCAGCCCGGTCCTGGATGCAGAAGTACATCGCGGCGTGGACCACCAACAACCCGGAGGACATCCGGGCACTGTTCACCGAGGAAGCCGTCTACGCCACCCGGCCGCACGACAAGGATCCGTGGCGGGGGCGCGAGCAGATTGTGGAGAGCTGGCTGGAGGCGCGGGACGACCCCGGGAATTGGACCTTCGACTGGTCCGTGCTGGGGACCGACGGCGGGCTGGCCTTTGTGCAGGGTTTCACGGACTACCTCGGTGACAGTCCCAGCTACGACAACCTGTGGGTGATCCGCCTTGAGCCTGACGGGCTGGCGTCGGAGTTCACGGAATGGTTCATGGAGCGCAAAGCCTGA
- a CDS encoding benzoate/H(+) symporter BenE family transporter, with translation MTTVPTERRPNRPLRKSFSPSAVTAGFVAVAISYAGPMLVVLQAAQSAGLSAERTTSWVWSLAVASGVTCVVLSLVTRQPIVVAWSVPGAALLLTALGNYEYSDAIGAYVVAALLALIVGVTGWFGRLLAIVPKPVMAAVLAGVLLPFVLKAVEAVVTSPIVAGGLVVAFLIGRRITPRYAVLVAMAVGVALSALTGQAHAPDLALDLSGPVWTTPTFDFQAIMGIAVPLVIVTMAGQNGPGLAMMGTLGYKVNDKLVLGGASLAWLVSAPLGSHGINLAAITAGICAGPEAHPDKDRRYMAGIFCGVFYILFGLFSSAAVTLFSAVPAAMMAALAGVALLGALHGSLIDTISDFKANPVAAEAALITLVVTASGVAPAGIVSPFWGLLAGSVAYLALRRYRGKA, from the coding sequence ATGACCACCGTCCCGACAGAGCGCCGGCCCAACCGCCCGCTCAGGAAGTCGTTCTCGCCGTCCGCGGTGACGGCGGGCTTCGTGGCCGTGGCCATTTCCTACGCCGGCCCCATGCTGGTGGTCCTGCAGGCCGCCCAGAGTGCAGGCCTCAGCGCGGAACGCACCACATCCTGGGTCTGGTCCCTGGCGGTGGCCAGCGGCGTGACGTGTGTGGTGCTCAGCCTCGTGACGCGCCAGCCGATTGTGGTGGCGTGGTCCGTTCCCGGGGCGGCCCTCCTGCTGACGGCACTGGGGAATTACGAGTACAGCGACGCAATCGGGGCCTATGTCGTGGCGGCTTTGCTGGCCCTGATCGTGGGCGTGACCGGCTGGTTCGGCCGGCTCCTGGCCATCGTGCCGAAGCCGGTGATGGCCGCGGTACTCGCCGGGGTACTGCTTCCCTTTGTCCTGAAGGCCGTCGAGGCGGTGGTCACGTCACCCATCGTTGCCGGCGGGCTGGTGGTGGCTTTCCTGATCGGACGGCGGATCACGCCGCGGTACGCCGTGCTCGTGGCCATGGCAGTGGGGGTGGCGCTGAGCGCCCTGACGGGTCAGGCCCACGCGCCCGACCTGGCGCTGGACCTCTCCGGACCGGTGTGGACCACACCCACTTTCGATTTCCAGGCGATCATGGGCATCGCCGTGCCGCTGGTGATCGTGACCATGGCCGGGCAGAACGGACCTGGACTGGCCATGATGGGCACACTTGGCTACAAGGTCAACGACAAACTGGTCCTCGGCGGGGCCTCACTGGCCTGGCTGGTCTCCGCCCCGCTGGGCTCGCACGGCATCAACCTCGCAGCCATCACGGCCGGGATCTGCGCCGGCCCGGAGGCGCACCCGGACAAGGACCGCCGCTACATGGCAGGCATTTTCTGCGGCGTCTTCTACATCCTTTTCGGTCTTTTCAGCAGTGCCGCCGTGACTCTCTTCTCTGCCGTCCCGGCAGCCATGATGGCGGCCCTCGCCGGCGTGGCGCTCCTGGGCGCGCTCCACGGCTCTCTCATCGATACCATCTCGGACTTCAAGGCCAACCCGGTCGCGGCGGAGGCGGCACTGATCACGCTGGTGGTCACCGCGTCGGGTGTGGCCCCGGCGGGCATCGTCTCGCCGTTCTGGGGACTCCTGGCCGGAAGCGTTGCTTACCTCGCTCTGCGCCGCTACCGCGGGAAGGCGTAA
- a CDS encoding NADP-dependent malic enzyme, with amino-acid sequence MSIDVIAPTDNSAATALTEAEIFDAHQGGKLSVTSTVPLSNKRDLSIAYTPGVAEVSRAIHNNPELAKTLTWAQRLVVVVSDGTAVLGLGNIGAAASLPVMEGKSALFKTFGELDSIPLVLNTTDVDEIVETLVRLRPSFGAVNLEDISAPRCFELEEKLIEALDCPVMHDDQHGTAVVVLAALTNAAKVTGRELADLRVVVSGAGAAGIAVAEILLAAGITDVVLLDSKGVINRERADIAADPQSKKSQMAGRSNPRSVTGGPGEALLGADVFIGVSSSKLDEAHLKLMNADSIVFALSNPDPEVLPEVAAKYAAVVATGRSDFPNQINNVLAFPGIFRGALDAGARRITPAMKLAAARAIAELAEADLSVDYIVPSPLDPRVAPAVTAAVAAAVEAE; translated from the coding sequence GTGTCCATTGACGTAATCGCACCTACCGACAATTCAGCAGCCACCGCCCTGACCGAGGCCGAGATCTTCGACGCCCACCAGGGCGGGAAGCTCTCGGTGACCAGCACGGTCCCGCTGTCCAACAAGCGCGACCTGTCCATCGCCTACACCCCCGGTGTAGCCGAGGTCAGCCGCGCCATCCACAACAACCCGGAACTCGCCAAGACCCTCACCTGGGCGCAGCGCCTGGTGGTTGTGGTCAGCGACGGCACCGCGGTGCTGGGCCTGGGCAACATCGGCGCCGCCGCCTCACTCCCCGTGATGGAGGGCAAGTCCGCCCTGTTCAAGACCTTCGGCGAGCTGGATTCCATTCCCCTGGTCCTGAACACCACGGACGTTGACGAGATCGTGGAAACCCTGGTCCGGCTCCGCCCCAGCTTCGGCGCGGTCAACCTTGAGGACATCTCGGCCCCCCGTTGCTTCGAGCTTGAAGAGAAGCTCATCGAGGCCCTGGACTGCCCGGTCATGCACGATGACCAGCACGGCACCGCCGTCGTGGTACTTGCCGCCCTCACCAACGCCGCCAAGGTCACCGGCCGCGAACTCGCAGACCTCCGCGTAGTGGTTTCCGGCGCCGGAGCCGCAGGCATCGCCGTCGCCGAAATCCTGCTCGCCGCCGGCATCACGGATGTTGTCCTGCTCGACTCCAAGGGCGTCATCAACCGGGAGCGGGCCGACATCGCCGCGGACCCGCAGAGCAAGAAATCCCAGATGGCAGGGCGAAGCAACCCCCGCAGTGTCACGGGCGGCCCCGGCGAAGCGCTGCTCGGCGCTGACGTGTTCATCGGGGTTTCCTCCTCGAAGCTGGACGAGGCGCATCTGAAGCTGATGAACGCCGATTCCATCGTGTTCGCCCTCTCCAACCCGGACCCCGAAGTACTGCCCGAAGTGGCCGCCAAGTACGCCGCCGTGGTGGCCACCGGCCGCAGCGACTTCCCCAACCAGATCAACAACGTCCTGGCCTTCCCCGGAATCTTCCGCGGCGCGCTGGACGCCGGTGCCCGCCGGATCACGCCCGCCATGAAGCTTGCCGCGGCACGAGCCATTGCCGAACTCGCGGAAGCTGACCTTTCGGTGGACTACATCGTGCCCAGCCCGCTGGATCCGCGCGTTGCCCCGGCAGTGACGGCCGCGGTCGCCGCCGCCGTGGAAGCCGAGTAA
- a CDS encoding DUF456 domain-containing protein gives MNSETVVSILCGLAILVGVAGTIIPILPGSFLIGLSLLAWAIWGGAGTTGWVVFAVGMVFVLAGMAASTVLTGRKLRQHSIPSRSVVIGLVAGVAGMFIIPVVGLFVGFAVGLLLSELLRTRNFGTATSTSWAALKATGLGMLVEFGLACLAASTWVIGLWVAAAT, from the coding sequence ATGAACTCCGAAACCGTGGTGAGCATCCTGTGCGGCCTGGCGATCCTGGTGGGGGTGGCGGGCACCATCATTCCCATTCTGCCCGGCAGCTTCCTGATCGGGCTCAGCCTGCTGGCGTGGGCCATCTGGGGCGGCGCCGGGACCACTGGCTGGGTGGTCTTCGCGGTGGGAATGGTGTTTGTGCTGGCCGGCATGGCAGCCAGCACGGTGCTGACCGGCCGGAAGCTCAGGCAGCACAGCATTCCCAGCCGCAGCGTGGTGATCGGCCTGGTGGCGGGCGTGGCCGGCATGTTCATCATCCCGGTGGTGGGGCTTTTTGTGGGCTTTGCCGTAGGCCTGCTGCTCAGCGAATTGCTCCGCACCCGGAACTTCGGCACGGCGACGTCCACCAGCTGGGCAGCCCTCAAAGCTACTGGCCTGGGCATGCTGGTGGAGTTCGGGCTGGCGTGCCTGGCGGCCAGCACCTGGGTGATCGGACTCTGGGTCGCCGCGGCCACATAG